One window from the genome of Synechococcus sp. PROS-7-1 encodes:
- a CDS encoding glycosyltransferase: MIPSGADAQRIRVLVPGTGTRFRCGGLSVALQTARLLSDLRPTEVVTYRERNGAQPFLADLLRQEPAPGQGLWIVSWGFDVPALLRRLRGRSVLYQAHSSGYGFDLPPGVPVVAVSRNTLGYWGDRAPRNPLFLLPNALEPQWFERGARASSQQSARPIDVLVQRRKSSAYVLNQLVPALRAKGLNVEVQDGWVDDLVELFNHASVYLYDSADHWRCAGVSEGFGLPPLEASACGCVVFSSLNHALADILTPGELGHQLGCGSLQHDVARITAAVARPADWRPAASDLERLLTPYSEGALLHGWQRVLNELDELMPRLQAEPALRSVSLAALRRRRWLRAARRVVNRLPGWLPG; this comes from the coding sequence TTGATCCCATCTGGAGCCGACGCTCAACGCATCCGGGTTCTGGTGCCAGGCACTGGGACCCGTTTTCGTTGTGGCGGATTGAGCGTTGCCCTGCAGACCGCTCGTTTGTTGTCGGATCTCAGGCCGACGGAGGTGGTGACCTATCGAGAGCGCAATGGCGCCCAGCCGTTTCTCGCGGATCTGCTCCGTCAGGAGCCGGCTCCAGGTCAGGGTCTTTGGATTGTGAGCTGGGGCTTTGATGTTCCGGCTCTACTGCGGCGTCTGCGAGGGCGTTCCGTGCTGTATCAAGCCCACAGCAGTGGTTATGGCTTTGATCTTCCCCCTGGGGTTCCCGTGGTTGCCGTCAGCAGGAACACCCTTGGGTACTGGGGAGATCGTGCTCCTCGCAATCCTCTCTTTCTGCTTCCCAATGCCCTGGAGCCGCAGTGGTTTGAACGCGGTGCGCGAGCGTCGTCACAGCAATCCGCGAGGCCCATTGATGTGTTGGTGCAGCGGCGCAAAAGCAGTGCCTACGTTTTGAACCAGCTCGTGCCTGCTCTGCGGGCCAAGGGCTTGAACGTTGAGGTGCAGGACGGTTGGGTCGATGACCTTGTGGAACTGTTCAATCACGCCAGCGTGTATCTCTACGATTCCGCTGACCATTGGCGTTGTGCGGGCGTCAGTGAGGGGTTCGGCCTGCCGCCGCTTGAGGCCAGTGCCTGCGGATGTGTGGTCTTCAGCAGTTTGAACCACGCCCTCGCCGATATCCTCACGCCTGGGGAACTGGGACATCAGCTGGGCTGTGGTTCCCTTCAGCATGATGTTGCTCGCATCACGGCAGCTGTCGCCCGACCCGCGGACTGGCGTCCCGCGGCTTCGGATCTCGAGCGATTGCTGACTCCCTACAGCGAGGGTGCCTTGTTGCATGGCTGGCAGCGGGTGCTGAATGAACTGGATGAACTGATGCCTCGCCTTCAGGCTGAGCCTGCGCTCCGATCGGTTTCCCTGGCTGCCCTGCGTCGCCGTCGCTGGCTGCGTGCGGCCAGGAGGGTGGTCAATCGGTTGCCTGGCTGGCTGCCAGGGTGA
- a CDS encoding ABC transporter ATP-binding protein — protein sequence MPLKSKTWKELKLLLEELSPQRLRFLCFVLAASLFQGIVDILLIGLLARLVGLLAGARLGDQIPGIRFFGGGLFDQAGWIVLLLIAAYWLASGIRFGVALLESLLTADIWADLVNKVYRNLMLQRYEFFMRKRTSVLSEKFNRILSRVTGAVITPLIAIASSLISVMALLLGVAFVLGAKALLIFSLLVVAYALSSKLITPYLRLALRQKTRYSRRLHVIFSESLRSMRDIQLYSSHSYFVERFSKEGAIAKRNDRLASLLPNVPRFVIEPAGITILFAVGLAPALFSGSSEGLRESLPEIATVLVALLRISGPMQSVFKSINKLRGGLPEVTDAIQLLKMRPDRFVLGDPGVPSPDGILPRRSIDLCDVSFAYTDAKSAVLDNINLSIPVGARIALVGRTGSGKTTLAHLLLGLYSPTAGDLLLDGLPLSQEEIPAWQASCAFVPQNIKLLDASIRENVAFCEYPDEVDDNQVWAALEAAQFSDFVAQMPYGLYTLCGEDGVKLSGGQRQRLALARAFYRQAQFLVLDEATSALDNKTEHDVMQALDLIGRRCTIVVIAHRLSTVRKCDRIYEIDQGRILASGDFETLKQVSPSFRDMTMLDIAHD from the coding sequence ATGCCCCTGAAGAGCAAGACCTGGAAAGAACTCAAACTTCTGCTTGAGGAGCTGTCCCCGCAGCGCCTCCGCTTTCTCTGTTTTGTGCTGGCAGCGTCCCTGTTCCAGGGAATCGTCGACATTCTGCTGATCGGTCTTCTTGCCCGACTCGTCGGCTTGTTGGCAGGGGCCAGGCTCGGCGATCAGATTCCAGGGATTCGTTTTTTCGGTGGAGGTCTGTTTGATCAGGCCGGTTGGATCGTTTTGCTGCTAATCGCGGCGTACTGGTTGGCGTCGGGCATCCGCTTTGGGGTGGCGTTGTTGGAATCGTTGTTGACGGCTGATATCTGGGCTGACCTTGTTAATAAGGTCTATCGCAATCTGATGCTTCAGCGTTATGAGTTTTTCATGCGCAAACGCACATCAGTGCTTTCAGAGAAGTTCAACCGCATTCTCAGTCGTGTCACCGGAGCAGTGATTACGCCGTTAATCGCCATTGCTAGCAGTCTTATCTCCGTGATGGCGTTGCTCCTTGGAGTTGCTTTCGTGCTGGGTGCAAAGGCGCTCTTGATCTTCTCGTTGCTTGTGGTGGCTTATGCCCTGTCTTCAAAGCTGATCACTCCATACCTGCGTCTGGCTCTCAGGCAGAAAACGCGCTATTCGCGTCGCTTGCATGTGATTTTTTCCGAGTCATTGCGCTCCATGCGCGACATCCAATTGTATTCGTCTCATTCTTATTTCGTTGAGAGATTTTCGAAGGAAGGTGCTATTGCGAAGCGCAATGATCGTTTGGCCAGTTTGCTTCCTAATGTCCCTCGGTTTGTGATTGAACCTGCGGGTATCACCATTCTTTTTGCTGTGGGTCTAGCTCCTGCGCTGTTCTCTGGTTCCAGTGAAGGGTTGCGTGAATCATTGCCAGAAATCGCCACGGTTCTCGTGGCGTTGCTGAGGATTTCAGGCCCAATGCAATCCGTCTTTAAGTCCATCAACAAGCTCCGCGGCGGCTTACCCGAGGTCACCGACGCCATTCAGCTTCTCAAAATGCGGCCGGATCGCTTTGTCTTGGGGGACCCCGGTGTGCCTTCGCCGGATGGGATTCTGCCGCGTCGCTCAATTGATCTGTGTGATGTGTCGTTCGCCTACACCGATGCCAAATCGGCTGTGCTTGACAACATCAATCTATCCATTCCTGTAGGGGCGAGAATTGCTCTGGTGGGGCGCACAGGTAGTGGAAAGACCACTCTCGCCCATCTCCTGCTGGGCTTGTATTCACCGACCGCCGGAGATCTTCTTCTGGATGGACTTCCGTTGTCTCAGGAGGAAATTCCCGCCTGGCAGGCAAGCTGCGCTTTTGTTCCACAGAACATCAAGCTTCTTGATGCCAGCATCCGCGAGAACGTTGCCTTCTGCGAATATCCAGATGAGGTCGACGACAATCAAGTTTGGGCGGCACTTGAGGCCGCGCAGTTCTCCGATTTCGTTGCTCAGATGCCCTACGGGCTTTACACCCTTTGTGGTGAAGATGGCGTCAAGTTGTCGGGTGGTCAGCGTCAGCGTCTGGCTCTTGCTCGTGCGTTTTACCGACAGGCGCAGTTCCTTGTTCTCGATGAGGCCACCAGTGCACTCGACAACAAAACAGAACACGATGTGATGCAAGCATTGGATCTGATTGGGCGTCGCTGCACGATCGTGGTGATTGCCCATCGCTTATCGACGGTGCGAAAATGCGATCGGATTTATGAAATTGACCAGGGGCGAATTCTGGCGTCTGGTGACTTTGAAACCCTCAAGCAGGTGTCGCCCAGTTTTCGGGATATGACCATGCTCGACATTGCGCATGACTGA
- a CDS encoding glycosyltransferase, with amino-acid sequence MTDVVLLSTADWDHPLWTNKQHQALSLAALGHRVLYVDSLGVRSPRVDRSDSRRIWRRLRRGLRGPRQVRPNLWVISPLVLPGRSAGVWGALNRWSLAFSLFVADWALDFRSPLLWTFNPQTRRYLRLRKFHATIYHCVDRIQAQPGMPVAALDAAEVDLSGAANAVFTTSPELQASIAPRNAGTHYFGNVADADHFGRALDPSLAPPLDWQDGFSDGPVLMFVGAIDAYKLDLPLLETLASGHPHWSFVFIGPVGETDPSTDVRGLKRLPNVHLLGPRPYATLPAYLAQADVALLPLQLNTYTRHMYPMKFFEYLAAGCPVVATAIPSLLDQGDVALLCPPEPQAFAVAIESALAGHGPAKALRLERAQSNTYRTRTQAMLAVLDRHGLLPMQPLPPQAPPYHHVRSQWRWSWLGAQLNLLGVDALERLGGRRWADSWLRGSLQRRPNNTVLLAGLTERCLQSGNYDEACRLIERIWDEDGEAELLRHLLFRRGSRPGSRLDQLALFEALASSTRLPLHYSGYCRVVRTYRAIDAKDGVALRHGVDGLSEIVAWLEQDPNTYCCLKPNRENRAKLLISAQLTRLRALMALKDTLGLERASLELMESVRRYDPFAIDRKTAVRMTRNILRSLTVAAVMAWHAGDADRYDQVVTEVSRLRDACFHERFEPIIHSTQEDHRAVADALLRMLSDARWSGECPDQRPDLEQLVDPVLLVYFPDLRRQRAEKARQFLQSLGPRVMG; translated from the coding sequence ATGACTGATGTGGTGCTGTTGTCCACTGCGGACTGGGATCATCCGCTCTGGACCAATAAGCAGCATCAGGCGCTGTCGCTTGCTGCACTAGGTCATCGCGTGCTCTACGTCGATTCACTTGGGGTGCGGTCGCCCCGGGTTGATCGCTCGGATTCCCGACGGATTTGGCGTCGTCTACGCCGGGGACTGCGAGGCCCGAGGCAGGTCAGGCCCAATCTCTGGGTGATTTCGCCGTTGGTTCTGCCTGGACGCAGTGCTGGCGTCTGGGGCGCGTTGAACCGTTGGAGTTTGGCCTTCTCCCTGTTTGTGGCCGACTGGGCTCTCGATTTTCGTAGCCCCCTGCTCTGGACCTTCAACCCCCAGACGCGCCGCTATCTGCGTCTGCGCAAATTTCACGCCACCATCTATCACTGTGTTGATCGCATCCAGGCCCAGCCGGGAATGCCGGTGGCTGCACTGGATGCAGCTGAAGTGGATCTCAGTGGTGCCGCCAATGCGGTCTTCACCACCTCGCCGGAGCTTCAGGCCTCCATCGCCCCGCGCAACGCCGGCACGCATTACTTCGGCAATGTGGCCGATGCCGACCATTTCGGACGTGCTCTTGATCCCTCTCTGGCTCCGCCACTGGACTGGCAGGACGGCTTCAGCGACGGTCCCGTTCTGATGTTCGTTGGGGCCATTGATGCCTACAAACTCGATCTGCCCCTGCTGGAAACCTTGGCCTCGGGGCATCCCCATTGGTCTTTTGTGTTCATCGGGCCTGTCGGAGAAACCGATCCCAGCACGGATGTGCGTGGTTTGAAGCGACTTCCCAATGTGCATCTGCTGGGGCCGAGGCCTTACGCCACCCTGCCCGCTTATCTCGCGCAAGCTGATGTGGCGTTGTTGCCCCTTCAGCTCAACACGTACACCCGCCACATGTATCCGATGAAGTTCTTCGAGTACCTGGCGGCTGGGTGCCCGGTGGTGGCCACGGCAATACCTTCGCTGCTGGATCAGGGTGATGTGGCGCTGTTGTGTCCCCCAGAGCCGCAGGCGTTCGCCGTGGCGATCGAATCGGCTCTGGCAGGGCATGGTCCCGCGAAGGCGCTACGTCTGGAGCGGGCCCAAAGCAACACCTACCGCACGCGTACCCAGGCGATGCTCGCAGTGCTGGATCGTCATGGTCTGCTGCCTATGCAGCCGTTGCCACCCCAGGCCCCGCCTTATCACCACGTGCGATCGCAATGGCGTTGGTCTTGGCTTGGAGCCCAGCTCAATCTGCTCGGTGTGGATGCCCTCGAGCGGTTAGGCGGGCGACGCTGGGCTGATTCCTGGTTGCGCGGCTCGCTCCAGCGAAGGCCGAACAACACCGTGCTGCTCGCCGGTTTGACGGAACGCTGCCTTCAGTCCGGCAACTACGACGAAGCCTGTCGCCTGATCGAACGGATCTGGGACGAGGACGGGGAAGCTGAGCTCCTTCGGCATCTCCTGTTTCGTCGGGGTTCGCGGCCCGGCAGTCGGTTGGACCAGCTGGCTCTGTTTGAGGCGCTGGCCTCCAGCACGCGCCTGCCGCTTCACTATTCCGGGTACTGCAGGGTGGTGCGCACCTACCGGGCGATCGATGCCAAAGATGGGGTTGCTCTCCGCCATGGGGTTGATGGCCTCTCGGAGATCGTGGCTTGGCTTGAGCAGGATCCCAATACCTATTGCTGCTTGAAACCCAACCGCGAGAACAGGGCCAAGCTGTTGATTTCCGCTCAGCTCACCCGGTTGCGGGCCTTGATGGCTCTGAAGGACACCCTTGGTCTGGAGCGTGCCTCTCTGGAGCTGATGGAGAGTGTGCGTCGCTACGACCCGTTTGCGATTGATCGCAAAACGGCGGTGCGGATGACCCGAAATATCCTTCGCAGCCTCACGGTGGCGGCGGTGATGGCTTGGCATGCAGGGGATGCCGATCGCTACGACCAGGTTGTGACTGAGGTGTCCCGCCTGCGGGATGCCTGCTTCCATGAACGCTTTGAGCCGATCATTCACAGCACGCAGGAAGATCACCGTGCGGTTGCGGATGCTCTGTTGAGGATGCTGAGTGATGCGCGCTGGTCTGGGGAGTGTCCTGACCAGCGCCCGGATCTTGAACAGTTGGTGGACCCTGTGCTGCTGGTGTATTTCCCTGATCTCCGCCGTCAACGGGCCGAGAAGGCGCGTCAGTTCCTGCAGTCGCTCGGCCCTCGGGTGATGGGGTGA
- a CDS encoding glycosyltransferase: MAAPRIAFCIDSLKLGGAERVLLRWAGWCQQAGWSVLVITRQPPQRDVYPVPAGVQRLQEPPLPRPLDRLGWLAFPWRVLRLRGLLLQQQCRLAVGITTLPAVKLLLACIGLPVRCVVSERNYPPAKPPLLPWRCLRRLTYPWADLHLVQTQRTGAWLQRHCGVRRQLLMPNPVQWPLPDRAPHVLPESWLPPDAPLVLGAGTKAHQKGFDRLMPVFAALSVTHPQLHLALPGVPEAPYQGLDQQSWLRTILGPDPTLQQRLLLPGMVGSMASWYARATVFVLPSRFEGFPNVLLEAMAAGCACVASDCLTGPSELIEHGVNGLLMPHEASTADWVAAIDQLLVDAARRRRLAAAAMVVRERFAPDRLRHDFLEALRPLSDG; encoded by the coding sequence ATGGCAGCCCCGAGGATCGCGTTTTGCATTGATTCCCTCAAGCTGGGTGGTGCCGAGCGGGTGTTGCTGCGTTGGGCTGGTTGGTGTCAACAAGCGGGTTGGTCTGTGCTGGTGATCACCCGACAGCCACCCCAGCGGGATGTGTACCCCGTGCCTGCTGGGGTGCAACGCCTTCAAGAACCTCCCTTGCCACGCCCTCTGGACCGGTTGGGCTGGCTGGCCTTCCCTTGGCGGGTGCTGCGCTTGCGGGGGCTTCTGCTGCAGCAGCAGTGCCGCTTGGCTGTTGGGATCACAACGCTGCCGGCGGTGAAGCTCTTGCTGGCCTGCATCGGTTTGCCGGTTCGCTGCGTGGTGTCGGAACGCAACTATCCCCCGGCCAAACCCCCCCTTCTGCCTTGGCGCTGTCTGCGTCGTCTCACCTATCCATGGGCCGATCTGCATCTGGTGCAAACCCAGCGCACCGGCGCTTGGCTGCAGCGTCACTGCGGGGTGCGTCGCCAACTGCTGATGCCCAATCCTGTGCAGTGGCCTCTCCCTGATCGTGCGCCCCATGTGCTGCCGGAGTCTTGGCTGCCGCCCGATGCGCCGTTGGTGCTCGGAGCTGGCACGAAGGCGCACCAGAAGGGTTTTGATCGCTTGATGCCGGTGTTCGCAGCCCTGTCCGTCACCCATCCCCAGCTGCATCTCGCCCTGCCGGGTGTGCCCGAAGCGCCCTACCAGGGGCTCGATCAGCAGAGCTGGCTGCGCACCATCCTCGGGCCTGATCCAACCTTGCAGCAGCGACTGCTTCTGCCGGGGATGGTGGGGTCGATGGCCTCCTGGTATGCGCGGGCCACGGTGTTCGTGCTTCCTTCGCGCTTCGAGGGATTCCCGAATGTGTTGTTGGAAGCGATGGCGGCGGGATGCGCCTGCGTGGCCAGCGACTGTCTCACCGGCCCTTCAGAGTTGATCGAGCACGGCGTGAATGGCCTGCTGATGCCCCATGAGGCCTCTACAGCTGACTGGGTAGCAGCGATCGATCAGCTTCTCGTTGACGCCGCGCGTCGCAGGCGCCTGGCTGCTGCCGCGATGGTCGTGCGTGAGCGATTCGCGCCCGATCGCCTCCGCCATGATTTTCTGGAGGCTCTGCGGCCACTGAGCGATGGATGA
- a CDS encoding glycosyltransferase → MDDLWVVLPHLGAGGAQKVGLLAAEHFASQGLRVRVLSLRHGHPIKHALPAGVEVFDLGPDEAILHPWLRDVADRSLSARMRRFSLAQVLKVQRVALRLAIMLCWPLIERQMHPQRSTWATRLLMRGMPRLAGYRYARLRQLVQQRQPKRILSLLTKTNVLCCAAAWDLPLHLVVSERNDPRRQQLEPLWSRLRSVFYRRADVVTANTQGVIDALQEMGAWRRLELLPNPLPAGLARRDVDRSQVREPMVLAVARLVPQKGLDLLLQAFAALPEACRSGWCVVLVGDGPERQALTEQARQLGIADAVTFAGFRPDPVSFMQRAAIFALPSRFEGMPNALLEAMAAGLPSVVSDASPGPLEMVRDGVHGCVVPNEDWRAFAEALERLMSDAALRDRLGAAARETLCSLDWAVVEPHWRSVLALPDQGP, encoded by the coding sequence ATGGATGATCTCTGGGTCGTATTGCCCCATCTCGGGGCCGGCGGGGCCCAGAAGGTTGGTCTTCTCGCTGCCGAACACTTCGCCTCCCAGGGCCTGCGGGTGCGGGTGTTGTCCCTGCGTCATGGTCATCCGATCAAGCACGCCCTGCCTGCGGGCGTCGAGGTGTTCGATCTCGGGCCGGATGAAGCGATCCTGCATCCCTGGTTGCGCGATGTCGCCGATCGCTCCCTATCGGCTCGGATGCGGCGCTTCAGCCTGGCGCAGGTGCTCAAAGTGCAGCGTGTCGCTTTGCGCCTGGCGATCATGCTGTGCTGGCCGCTGATCGAACGCCAGATGCATCCCCAGCGCAGCACCTGGGCGACGCGTCTGCTGATGCGGGGGATGCCCCGCCTGGCCGGGTATCGCTATGCCCGCCTGCGCCAGCTGGTTCAGCAACGTCAGCCCAAGCGCATCCTGTCGTTGCTTACCAAAACCAACGTTCTCTGCTGCGCGGCTGCCTGGGATCTTCCTCTGCATTTGGTGGTGTCAGAACGCAATGACCCGCGCCGTCAACAGCTGGAGCCGCTTTGGAGTCGGCTGCGCTCGGTGTTCTACCGCCGGGCCGACGTGGTGACGGCCAACACCCAAGGGGTGATTGATGCGTTGCAGGAGATGGGGGCCTGGCGACGGCTCGAGTTGCTGCCGAACCCCCTGCCCGCTGGGCTGGCCAGGCGGGATGTGGATCGCTCTCAGGTGCGCGAGCCCATGGTGCTGGCTGTGGCCCGTTTGGTCCCTCAGAAGGGACTGGATCTGCTGTTGCAAGCTTTCGCAGCCCTGCCTGAGGCCTGCCGTTCGGGCTGGTGTGTGGTGTTGGTGGGGGATGGCCCGGAGCGGCAAGCGCTCACAGAACAGGCGCGGCAGCTGGGAATCGCCGACGCGGTCACCTTTGCGGGCTTCCGGCCCGACCCGGTGAGCTTCATGCAACGTGCTGCGATCTTTGCCCTGCCCTCCCGCTTTGAGGGGATGCCCAACGCGTTGCTCGAGGCCATGGCAGCGGGGCTGCCCTCCGTGGTGAGTGATGCCTCACCCGGCCCACTGGAAATGGTGCGAGATGGGGTGCACGGATGCGTCGTGCCCAATGAGGATTGGCGCGCCTTTGCCGAGGCGTTGGAGCGTCTGATGTCCGACGCGGCGCTGCGGGACCGCCTGGGAGCAGCCGCTCGGGAGACCTTGTGCTCCCTCGATTGGGCTGTCGTGGAGCCCCACTGGCGCTCAGTGCTGGCCTTGCCAGATCAGGGCCCATGA
- a CDS encoding glycosyltransferase has translation MTAPSRPDRLLVLAPTCRAASETFIRANLEGLPFAITAFFGDERPLRSPWRLVYGIAILFSKVLTRLRCPWLATWPASWVTWALIHRYRPDVVLVEFGFEAVRVMEACAWTGVPLVVHFRGSDASARDRLGMLEERYRRLMRIASAVIVKSRPMADTLLDLGASPDWLLISPSGANSALFQGSRPAAADPVLLAVGRFVEKKGPLHTIRSFAQLCHQPMTSTPRLQLWMVGDGPLLAEAQTLVRSLALTQQVRLLGVRSQVEVAALMREVRAFVQHSLVASDGDSEGSPVAVMEAQLSGLPVVATRHAGIPDVVLDGESGFLVDEGDEKAMAAAMARVVNDPELAARLGDCGRRRVLAGFTVDHHLRQVSELLKKVIEASRR, from the coding sequence ATGACGGCGCCATCCAGGCCTGATCGACTGTTGGTGCTGGCCCCGACGTGCCGGGCTGCCAGTGAAACCTTCATTCGCGCCAATCTGGAAGGACTTCCCTTTGCCATCACGGCGTTCTTCGGTGATGAGCGCCCTCTGCGTAGCCCCTGGCGGCTGGTGTATGGCATCGCCATCCTGTTCAGTAAGGTTCTCACCCGCCTGCGCTGTCCGTGGCTGGCGACCTGGCCAGCCTCCTGGGTCACCTGGGCCCTCATTCACCGCTATCGGCCCGATGTCGTGCTGGTGGAGTTTGGGTTTGAAGCGGTGCGGGTAATGGAGGCCTGTGCCTGGACCGGGGTGCCCCTGGTGGTGCACTTCCGTGGTTCCGATGCATCCGCGAGGGATCGGCTGGGGATGTTGGAGGAGCGTTACCGACGGCTGATGCGCATTGCATCGGCTGTGATCGTGAAGTCCAGGCCCATGGCTGACACGTTGCTGGACCTGGGTGCTTCGCCCGATTGGTTGCTGATCAGTCCGTCAGGCGCGAACAGTGCGCTGTTTCAGGGGAGCCGACCAGCGGCTGCTGATCCGGTGTTGCTGGCTGTGGGGCGGTTCGTGGAGAAGAAAGGACCGCTGCACACGATCCGTTCTTTCGCGCAGCTGTGCCATCAGCCGATGACTTCAACGCCGAGGCTGCAGTTGTGGATGGTGGGCGACGGGCCCTTGCTGGCCGAAGCCCAAACGCTGGTGCGTTCCCTGGCGCTCACCCAGCAGGTGCGGTTGCTGGGCGTGCGATCGCAGGTTGAGGTTGCCGCGCTGATGCGTGAGGTGCGAGCGTTTGTTCAGCATTCCCTCGTGGCCTCGGATGGCGACAGCGAGGGAAGCCCCGTGGCCGTGATGGAAGCCCAGCTCAGTGGTCTGCCCGTGGTGGCCACTCGCCATGCCGGAATCCCCGATGTGGTGCTCGATGGTGAGAGCGGTTTTCTTGTTGATGAAGGTGATGAAAAGGCGATGGCCGCTGCCATGGCCCGGGTTGTGAACGATCCGGAGCTGGCGGCCCGTCTGGGAGACTGCGGGCGACGGCGGGTGCTTGCGGGTTTCACCGTTGACCATCACCTCCGCCAGGTGTCGGAGCTGTTGAAAAAGGTGATCGAGGCGTCCCGGCGATGA
- a CDS encoding sulfotransferase, whose amino-acid sequence MTKLLLIRGLGHSGTTILDLALGAHPQMVGLGEAARILERPAAADGDRGPARLRGELRFERRCTCGAVAAECPVWGPLLEWLPAHDHWSLAAKMHRLFEGLERVRDPQQAPPAWVVDSYQDDFILPFVQDPKLEIRIVHLTRDVRSWVHSRARRGREQGRWLPGLRPALRWCRTNARHDRLLQRGPHSVLRVGYEELALEPEATLKRLCRWLDLDFSEQMLQPGSFSQSHVLSGNRMRFDPERSAAIRYDNAWMARPSGVAELALGVPWVAELNRRLVYSAVGSARKR is encoded by the coding sequence ATGACAAAGCTTCTGTTGATCCGTGGCCTTGGCCACAGCGGCACCACCATCCTCGATCTGGCCCTTGGTGCCCACCCGCAGATGGTTGGACTGGGCGAAGCGGCGCGCATCCTGGAGCGGCCTGCCGCGGCTGATGGTGATCGCGGTCCGGCTCGCTTGCGCGGGGAGCTGCGTTTCGAACGTCGCTGTACCTGTGGGGCGGTGGCCGCCGAGTGTCCTGTCTGGGGGCCGCTCCTGGAGTGGCTTCCTGCCCATGACCACTGGTCTTTGGCGGCCAAGATGCATCGTCTTTTTGAGGGGCTTGAGCGGGTGCGGGACCCGCAGCAGGCGCCTCCGGCCTGGGTGGTGGATTCCTACCAGGACGATTTCATCCTCCCGTTCGTGCAGGATCCCAAGCTTGAAATCCGCATCGTGCATCTCACCCGCGACGTGCGCTCCTGGGTGCATTCCCGGGCGCGCCGCGGGCGAGAGCAGGGCCGTTGGCTGCCGGGTCTGCGCCCGGCACTGCGCTGGTGCCGCACGAATGCCCGCCACGATCGCCTGTTGCAGCGCGGTCCCCATTCGGTGCTGCGGGTGGGATACGAAGAACTAGCCCTTGAGCCTGAGGCCACCCTCAAGCGTTTGTGCCGTTGGCTGGATCTCGACTTCTCGGAGCAGATGCTGCAGCCAGGCTCTTTCAGCCAAAGCCATGTGCTGTCAGGCAATCGCATGCGCTTTGACCCTGAGCGCAGTGCTGCCATTCGCTACGACAATGCCTGGATGGCGAGGCCCTCTGGGGTTGCGGAGCTGGCGCTCGGTGTTCCCTGGGTGGCTGAGCTCAATCGCCGGCTTGTTTATTCCGCAGTGGGCAGCGCCCGAAAGCGATAA
- the kdsA gene encoding 3-deoxy-8-phosphooctulonate synthase, translated as MAARQVSLGSITFANDAPFVLIGGVNVLESQQFALDAAAQYADICRRLSIPLVFKASFDKANRSSIHSFRGPGLTDGLAMLQAVKDAHGIPVITDVHTPEQAAPAAEVCDIIQLPAFLARQTDLVEAMARTGAVINIKKPQFLSPSQMANVVEKFRECGNERLLICERGSNFGYDNLVVDMLGFGVMKRCCDDLPLIFDVTHALQCRDPGGAASGGRRSQVLDLARAGMAVGLAGLFLEAHPNPSQARCDGPSALPLHQLEPFLTQLKAVDALVKSMPALTIQ; from the coding sequence ATGGCAGCGCGGCAGGTCAGTCTTGGATCGATCACCTTCGCCAACGACGCGCCCTTCGTGCTGATTGGCGGCGTGAACGTGCTGGAGTCGCAGCAGTTTGCTCTCGATGCAGCGGCGCAGTACGCCGATATCTGCCGCCGGCTCTCCATCCCCCTTGTCTTCAAGGCATCCTTTGACAAGGCCAACCGGTCCTCGATTCATTCCTTCCGTGGCCCCGGGCTGACCGATGGGCTGGCGATGCTGCAGGCCGTCAAGGACGCGCACGGCATCCCCGTGATCACCGACGTGCACACCCCGGAGCAGGCCGCCCCGGCGGCAGAGGTGTGCGACATCATCCAACTGCCCGCCTTTCTGGCCCGCCAGACGGATCTGGTGGAGGCAATGGCACGCACCGGCGCCGTGATCAACATCAAGAAACCGCAGTTTCTGAGCCCCTCTCAGATGGCGAATGTGGTGGAGAAGTTCCGCGAATGCGGCAATGAGCGGCTGCTGATCTGCGAGCGCGGCAGCAATTTCGGTTACGACAACCTGGTGGTGGACATGCTCGGTTTCGGCGTGATGAAGCGCTGCTGCGATGACCTCCCCTTGATCTTTGATGTCACCCACGCGTTGCAGTGCCGTGATCCCGGTGGCGCTGCCTCGGGGGGTCGCCGCAGTCAGGTGCTGGATCTCGCCCGCGCAGGGATGGCCGTGGGACTGGCCGGCCTGTTCCTGGAGGCCCATCCAAATCCAAGCCAGGCCCGCTGCGATGGACCGAGCGCCCTTCCGCTCCATCAACTGGAGCCATTCCTCACCCAGCTCAAAGCCGTGGATGCCCTGGTGAAGTCGATGCCAGCTCTCACCATCCAATGA